A window of the Trichoderma asperellum chromosome 4, complete sequence genome harbors these coding sequences:
- a CDS encoding uncharacterized protein (antiSMASH:Cluster_4.3) produces MNDVLRDSPFGQIVRFLSKNKYFQYAEERDGFQNPYYGSKTLQKEVEIELPTTAASSHTTLEGTTATGLARLNSQNTTTDAPLAGATDDVENGESDNPIERVVTMQSHSEAQRVESRPIKPTTTSDGTILVDWYTTDDPENPQNWSALRKGFVAFQIW; encoded by the exons ATGAACGACGTTTTACGTGACTCGCCCTTTGGGCAGATAGTCCGCTTTCTGAGCAAGAATAAATACTTCCAGTATGCTGAAGAACGAGATGGATTTCAAAATCCCTATTACGGTTCGAAAACTTTGCAGAAAGAAGTCGAGATAGAACTTCCCACTACGGCTGCCTCTTCGCATACTACTCTAGAAGGAACTACTGCCACTGGCCTGGCCAGATTGAATTCCCAAAACACTACGACCGATGCTCCACTCGCTGGCGCAACCGACGACGTGGAAAATGGCGAATCAGACAATCCCATCGAGAGGGTCGTTACTATGCAGAGCCATAGTGAAGCGCAGAGAGTAGAAAGTCGTCCCATTAAGCCAACAACTACGAGTGATGGGACAATATTGGTTGATTGGTATACCACTG ATGATCCTGAAAATCCACAAAACTGGAGTGCGCTTCGAAAGGGCTTTGTGGCTTTCCAAATATGGTAA
- a CDS encoding uncharacterized protein (EggNog:ENOG41~antiSMASH:Cluster_4.3): MAWNNFKTHSVFSKDEFYGLPTFPDAEGKKYSAIVTGANGITGAHMIRVLAEAPERWGTIYALSRKPPASLIGGNIKYLAVDFLESPEEIAKQLTEHILNVDYVFFSSYIQPAGVWSNTDELERLNTLLLSNFLSALTLAQKVPKRFLLQTGGKHYGLHLGPGINPMEESNPRVTSAPNFYYPQEDLLWKWSRENNTEWNVTRPGFIIGAVRDASMNIAHGFSLYAAIQKELGRPLEFPGDITAWDVEKHISSALLIGYHAEWTVLTPSTRNQALNIADGGTFTYGQFWPILAALYGIPYGIPELDDAKYQTVEMPLAPPPRGFGPPGKFRVAWTFEDWANKPEVRQAWETLKARHNLAPQPDPFDKVPEIFGLLDKEILGGWGRSLSMNKSRKQGWNGFVDSSDSLIKTFEELAALKMIPPFKRPEQIDIKFHGY, from the exons ATGGCCTGGAACAATTTCAAGACCCACAGCGTCTTCTCGAAAGACGAGTTCTACGGCCTTCCTACTTTCCCCGATGCTGAAGGCAAAAAATACTCTGCCATTGTGACCGGCGCCAATGGTATTACTGGTGCACATATGATTCGTGTGCTGGCTGAGGCTCCAGAACGTTGGGGAACCATCTATGCACTGAGCAGAAAGCCGCCTGCGTCTCTCATCGGAGGCAACATCAAGTATCTCGCAGTCGACTTTTTGGAGTCGCCTGAAGAGATAGCCAAACAATTGACAGAACACATTCTAAATGT CGATTATGTGTTTTTCTCCTCATACATCCAGCCCGCGGGCGTCTGGTCTAACACCGATGAATTGGAAAGACTGAATA CGCTTCTGTTGTCAAACTTTCTCTCTGCATTGACCCTGGCGCAAAAAGTCCCCAAGAGATTTCTTCTCCAAACAGGCGGGAAGCATTACGGATTGCACCTTGGGCCGGGCATTAACCCAATGGAAGAATCAAACCCTCGCGTTACATCAGCACCAAACTTCTACTACCCACAGGAAGATTTACTCTGGAAATGGTCGCGTGAAAACAACACCGAGTGGAACGTGACTCGGCCGGGTTTCATCATTGGTGCCGTACGCGATGCGTCAATGAACATTGCTCACGGCTTTTCTCTGTACGCTGCTATTCAAAAGGAACTTGGAAGGCCGCTTGAATTCCCTGGCGATATCACTGCTTGGGACGTCGAGAAACACATATCGTCTGCGCTTCTTATCGGCTACCATGCCGAATGGACCGTTCTCACCCCTTCCACTCGCAACCAAGCCCTGAACATTGCTGACGGCGGCACTTTCACTTATGGCCAATTCTGGCCCATCCTTGCTGCTCTTTATGGCATTCCCTATGGCATCCCTGAGCTGGATGATGCCAAGTATCAGACTGTTGAAATGCCACTTGCTCCCCCGCCTCGAGGCTTCGGGCCGCCTGGCAAGTTCAGGGTTGCCTGGACATTCGAAGACTGGGCAAACAAGCCCGAAGTTAGACAGGCATGGGAGACTTTGAAGGCAAGGCATAATCTGGCACCGCAGCCGGATCCTTTTGATAAGGTACCGGAGATATTTGGCCTGCTGGATAAAGAGATTCTTGGGGGTTGGGGAAGAAGCTTGAG CATGAACAAGAGCCGAAAGCAAGGATGGAATGGATTCGTTGACTCGAGTGACTCTCTCATCAAGACGTTTGAAGAACTTGCCGCCCTGAAAATGATTCCGCCTTTCAAGCGACCAGAGCAAATCGACATTAAATTTCACGGATATTGA